The region AACCGGAAAGACTCCCTGACGAAGAAGATGAGACCGAGGAAGAGACCCAGGATCGGGAGAGCCGGCAGGCCGCGGCCGACCGCGGCGCCGAGGCGCGCGGCAATGAACCGCGGCACCTGGCCGGTCTGCGGGGGAATCACGCTCACGCCGGCGAGCAAGGCGAGGGCGATGAGCACCGCGCCCACCACTTTCGCGGACCTGGATCGGGATGCTCTGCGTCTGGCCATGCTGCGGCCTCCTGTGCTGCGATGACTGATGCGTCGTCTGCTGCCTACAGTTCCACGAGCAACGGAAGGACCATCGGCTGCCGGTGTGTCTCTTCGAACAGATACCTGCTGAGCGTCTCCCGAATCGCTGAGCGAACTGCCCCCCATTCTGTCGTGCCTCGAGCGCGGCACTGCGCCATCGCCTCGCGAACCTGCTGCCGACACTGCTCGATCAGGTCTCCCGACTCCCGCACGTGGACGAAGCCGCGCGATACGATGTCCGGTTCCCGCAACAATTCTCCGGTTCGATGGTCGAGCACGACCAGCGCAATCAGCACGCCATCTTGCGCAAGATGGCGCCGGTCCCGCAGGACCACCGTGCCGACGCCGACGCCGAGCCCGTCGACCAAGACGTTCCCCGCCTCGATCGCGCCGACCTGGGCCATGTGCCCGGCCTGCACCTCGATCACAGAACCATTCTCCGCTACCAGGATCCGTTCCTTTGGAATCCCCACCGTGGTGGCAAGATGGCGGTTGAGCACGAGGTGACGATACTCTCCGTGCACCGGCAGGAAAAAGCGGGGGCGAAGCAGCGTCAGCATGAGTTTCAGTTCCTCCTGGCACGCGTGCCCGGAGACGTGCACCTCGGCGCCGTGGATCACCTCGGCGCCCTGCCGGTAGAGCTGATTGATCGTCCGCCCCACCATGCTCTCGTTGCCGGGAATGGGACTGGCCGAGAGCACGACCGTGTCCCCCGGGGTGATCGTGACCATCCGATGTGTCCCGGCCGCCATCCGCGTCAGGGCGGA is a window of bacterium DNA encoding:
- a CDS encoding ribonuclease J; translation: FRVGPFEVELVHVNHSIPQACAVVVRTPSGTVVCTGDFKFDQTPIDDAPTDFSRLAEIGEAGVLVVLMDSTNVERPGYAPSERTVGSALDGIFGRSRGRVLVTTFASNVHRLQQVFTTAAHHGRKVAVAGRSMVDTVTIASDLGALKIPRGTLVPLEQIGRLPQRQVAILTTGSQGEPLSALTRMAAGTHRMVTITPGDTVVLSASPIPGNESMVGRTINQLYRQGAEVIHGAEVHVSGHACQEELKLMLTLLRPRFFLPVHGEYRHLVLNRHLATTVGIPKERILVAENGSVIEVQAGHMAQVGAIEAGNVLVDGLGVGVGTVVLRDRRHLAQDGVLIALVVLDHRTGELLREPDIVSRGFVHVRESGDLIEQCRQQVREAMAQCRARGTTEWGAVRSAIRETLSRYLFEETHRQPMVLPLLVEL